One Rhea pennata isolate bPtePen1 chromosome 31, bPtePen1.pri, whole genome shotgun sequence genomic window carries:
- the ITGA10 gene encoding integrin alpha-10 isoform X2: MAGSGRWRLLLMLLLLPGLCAAFNVDVSSPRLFPGPPEAQFGYKVLQRAAGGRKWLLVGAPWDGPAGDRRGDVYKCLVGAANGTCAKANLALQRVPLPAKNMHFGMTLLEGPDGGFVACAPLWSQECGTSVFSTGVCTRLDGDLRPVETLAPTAQRCSTYMDIVIVLDGSNSIYPWYEVQNFLSNVLSKFFIGPGQIQVGVLQYGERAVHEWTLGQYRTAREVVEAARNLSRQEGRETRTAFAVRRACTEAFSPERGGRRDAARLMIVVTDGESHDGDELPAALEECDKRNVTRYAIAVLGHYLRRQQDPEDFIREIKSIASDPDEKYFFNVTDEAALNDIVDALGDRIFSLEGTRGNNASSFQLEMSQIGFSTHLLEDGILFGMVGAYDWDGAVLKEGRGGRIVPPRKAFEEEFPLELKNHAAYLGYAVSSLRLRGGKRLYVAGAPRFQHKGKVIVFELGAAGDVAVAQALVGEQIGSYFGSEVCALDADGDGATDVLLVAAPMYLGAQSKETGRVYVYRVGQRLLAPAGTLHADKKPQDSRFGYALAAVPDLNHDGFNDVLVGAPLEDGHRGTVYVYHGAPGALLPHYKQRIEAAALSQSLSYFGRSLDGRMDLDGDGLVDLAVGAQGAAVVLRSRRIIQVNASLTVEPPAISVVQKNCQRGGADAVCLRAKVCFRAGTRARGRWDRDIDLQYNVSLEERTPGARAAFDSSARRLLQKRLELSLGRQSCVRFPFHVLDTTDYLRPLNFTVTLGLAESAPGPVLDENSPTTVRKLIPFFKDCGDDDECVTDLVLRASMDITGSRQSPHVLRKGRRKVVVDVALENKKENAYNTSLQLRFSRNLHFSSLALQDKSQVKLECTALAGHGRLCSVGYPVFRSLAKVTFTLEFEFSCSVLLDQAEVELVAGSDSAEANATLHDNAVQLAAAIRYEPDLFLSSDANLHRYEVRPPGAFPHGPGPEFKTTVKVQNLGCYPVRNLTLRMALPALGYRGAAFLSVTRVIADNASCVLRAPGEEPRAPAAVPVHPEDLLRVERLNCSNAGCQVLSCELGRLERGGDVSVHVLRAVHDAFFRAARFRSVKIISTVSLLAPASSPLLLERTARRRETVLEILQPKRVPVSLWILVGSIVGGLLLLALIVFGLWKLGFFSRKKLPEEEAEEEQ, from the exons ATGGCGGGCAGCGGGCGCTGGCGCCTGCTCCTcatgctcctgctgctcccag GGCTCTGCGCCGCCTTCAACGTCGACGTgagcagcccccggctcttCCCGGGGCCGCCCGAGGCTCAGTTCGGCTACAAGGTGCTGcagcgggcggccggcgggcgcaAATG gctgctggtgggaGCCCCCTGGGACGGGCCGGCCGGCGACCGCCGCGGCGACGTCTACAAGTGCCTCGTGGGAGCCGCCAACGGCACGTGCGCCAAAGCCAACTTGG CCCTGCAGCGCGTCCCCCTCCCCGCCAAAAACATGCATTTCGGCATGACCCTGCTGGAGGGCCCTGACGGCGGCTTCGTG GCCTGCGCCCCGCTCTGGTCCCAGGAGTGCGGCACCTCCGTCTTCAGCACCGGCGTCTGCACCCGGCTGGACGGCGACCTGCGGCCCGTGGAGACGTTGGCGCCCACGGCCCAGC GCTGCTCCACCTACATGGACATCGTCATCGTGCTGGACGGCTCCAACAGCATCTACCCCTGGTACGAGGTGCAGAACTTCCTCAGCAACGTCCTCAGCAAGTTCTTCATCGGGCCCGGCCAGATCCAG GTCGGGGTGCTGCAGTACGGGGAGCGCGCGGTGCACGAGTGGACGCTGGGCCAGTACCGCACGGCGCGGGAGGTGGTCGAGGCTGCCAGGAACCTGAGCCGGCAGGAGGGCCGCGAGACGCGCACCGCCTTCGCCGTCCGCCGCGCCTG CACCGAAGCCTTCAGCCCcgagcggggcggccggcgggacGCCGCCAGGCTCATGATCGTGGTGACGGACGGCGAGTCGCACGACGGCGACGAGCTGCCCGCCGCCTTGGAGGAGTGCGACAAGCGCAATGTCACCCGCTACGCCATCGCG GTGCTGGGCCACTACCTCCGGCGGCAGCAGGACCCCGAGGACTTCATCCGCGAGATCAAGTCCATCGCCAGCGACCCCGACGAGAAGTATTTCTTCAACGTCACCGACGAGGCCGCCCTCAATGACATCGTGGACGCGCTGGGCGACCGCATCTTCAGCCTCGAAG GGACCCGCGGCAACAACGCCAGCTCCTTCCAGCTGGAGATGTCCCAGATCGGCTTCTCCACCCACCTCCTGGAG gACGGCATCCTTTTCGGCATGGTCGGAGCCTACGACTGGGACGGCGCCGTGCTCAAggagggccgcggcggccgcatCGTCCCCCCGCGGAAAGCCTTCGAGGAGGAGTTCCCGCTGGAGCTGAAGAATCACGCTGCTTATCTGG GCTACGCCGTGTCCTCGCTCCGGCTGCGCGGCGGGAAGCGCCTCTACGTGGCCGGGGCCCCTCGCTTCCAGCACAAGGGCAAGGTGATCGTCTTCGAGCTGGGCGCCGCGGGGGACGTGGCGGTGGCCCAGGCGCTGGTGGGTGAGCAG aTCGGCTCCTACTTCGGCAGCGAGGTGTGCGCCCTGGACGCGGACGGCGACGGGGCCACCGACGTGCTGCTCGTGGCCGCCCCCATGTACCTGGGCGCCCAGAGCAAGGAGACCGGCCGCGTTTACGTCTACCGAGTGGGGCAG CGGCTCCTGGCCCCCGCCGGGACGCTGCACGCCGACAAGAAGCCGCAGGACTCCCGCTTCGGCTACGCCCTGGCCGCCGTGCCGGACCTCAACCACGACGGCTTCAACGACGTGCTGGTGGGGGCACCGCTGGAGGACGGCCACCGCGGCACCGTGTACGTCTACCACGGCGCCCCGGgcgccctcctgccccactACAAGCAG CGCATCGAGGCCGCGGCGCTGAGCCAGAGCCTCAGCTATTTCGGGCGCAGCCTGGACGGGCGGATGGACCTGGACGGCGACGGGCTGGTGGACCTGGCCGTGGGGGCGCAGGGGGCGGCCGTGGTCCTGCG CTCCCGCCGGATCATCCAGGTCAACGCGTCGCTGACGGTGGAGCCGCCGGCCATCAGCGTCGTCCAGAAGAACTGCCAGCGGGGCGGCGCCGACGCCGTCTGCCTCCGCGCCAAGGTCTGCTTCCGGGCCGGGACGCGAGCCCGGGGCCGCTGGGACAGGGACATCG ATCTCCAGTACAACGTGTCCCTGGAGGAGCGGACGCCGGGCGCCCGGGCCGCCTTCGACTCCTCGGCCCGGCGCCTCCTGCAGAAGCGGCTCGAGCTCTCGCTGGGGCGGCAGAGCTGCGTCCGGTTCCCCTTCCACGTCCTG GACACCACGGACTATCTGAGACCCCTCAACTTCACCGTGACGTTGGGCCTGGCCGAATCCGCCCCGGGCCCCGTGCTGGATGAGAACTCTCCCACCACCGTGCGGAAACTG ATCCCCTTCTTCAAGGACTGCGGCGACGATGACGAGTGCGTCACGGACCTGGTGCTCCGGGCGAGCATGGACATCACGGGCTCCAG GCAGAGCCCCCACGTCCTCCGCAAGGGCAGGAGGAAGGTGGTGGTGGACGTGGCCCTGGAGAACAAGAAGGAGAACGCCTACAACACCAGCCTGCAGCTCCGCTTCTCCAGGAACCTGCACTTCTCCAGCCTTGCGCTCCAG gaCAAGAGCCAGGTGAAGCTGGAGTGCACGGCGCTGGCGGGACACGGCCGCCTCTGCAGCGTCGGCTACCCCGTCTTCCGCTCGCTGGCCAAG gtCACCTTCACCCTGGAGTTCGAGTTCAGCTGCTCCGTCCTGCTCGACCAAGCCGAGGTCGAGCTCGTGGCCGGCAG CGACAGCGCCGAGGCCAACGCCACGCTGCACGACAACGCGGTGCAGCTCGCCGCCGCCATCCGCTACGAGCCCGACCTCTTCCTCTCCAG CGACGCCAACCTGCACCGCTACGAGGTGCGTCCGCCCGGCGCCTTCCCCCACGGCCCCGGGCCCGAATTCAAGACCACGGTCAAG GTCCAGAACTTGGGCTGCTACCCGGTGCGAAACCTCACCCTCCGCATGGCCCTGCCGGCGCTCGGCTACCGCGGCGCCGCCTTCCTCTCCGTCACCCGCGTCATCGCCGACAAC GCGAGCTGCGTGCTGCGCGCCCCGGGCGAGgagccgcgggcgcccgccgcggtCCCCGTGCACCCCGAGGACCTGCTGCGCGTGGAGAGGCTG AACTGCAGCAACGCCGGGTGCCAGGTGCTGAGCTGCGAGCTGGGGCGGCTGGAGCGCGGCGGCGACGTCTCCGTCCACGTCCTCCGCGCCGTGCACGACGCCTTCTTCCGCGCG gctcgCTTCAGGAGCGTGAAAATCATCAGCACCGTCTCGCTGCTGGCGCCCGccagcagcccgctgctccTGGAGCGGAcggcgcggcggcgcgag ACGGTGCTCGAAATCCTGCAGCCCAAGCGGGTCCCCGTCTCGCTCTGGATCCTGGTGGGCAGCATCGTCggggggctgctcctgctggcGCTGATCGTCTTCGGCCTCTGGAAG CTGGGCTTCTTCAGCCGCAAGAAGCTCCCcgaggaggaggcggaggaggagCAGTGA
- the ITGA10 gene encoding integrin alpha-10 isoform X4, with translation MAGSGRWRLLLMLLLLPGLCAAFNVDVSSPRLFPGPPEAQFGYKVLQRAAGGRKWLLVGAPWDGPAGDRRGDVYKCLVGAANGTCAKANLGDAALQRVPLPAKNMHFGMTLLEGPDGGFVACAPLWSQECGTSVFSTGVCTRLDGDLRPVETLAPTAQRCSTYMDIVIVLDGSNSIYPWYEVQNFLSNVLSKFFIGPGQIQVGVLQYGERAVHEWTLGQYRTAREVVEAARNLSRQEGRETRTAFAVRRACTEAFSPERGGRRDAARLMIVVTDGESHDGDELPAALEECDKRNVTRYAIAVLGHYLRRQQDPEDFIREIKSIASDPDEKYFFNVTDEAALNDIVDALGDRIFSLEGTRGNNASSFQLEMSQIGFSTHLLEDGILFGMVGAYDWDGAVLKEGRGGRIVPPRKAFEEEFPLELKNHAAYLGYAVSSLRLRGGKRLYVAGAPRFQHKGKVIVFELGAAGDVAVAQALVGEQIGSYFGSEVCALDADGDGATDVLLVAAPMYLGAQSKETGRVYVYRVGQDSRFGYALAAVPDLNHDGFNDVLVGAPLEDGHRGTVYVYHGAPGALLPHYKQRIEAAALSQSLSYFGRSLDGRMDLDGDGLVDLAVGAQGAAVVLRSRRIIQVNASLTVEPPAISVVQKNCQRGGADAVCLRAKVCFRAGTRARGRWDRDIDLQYNVSLEERTPGARAAFDSSARRLLQKRLELSLGRQSCVRFPFHVLDTTDYLRPLNFTVTLGLAESAPGPVLDENSPTTVRKLIPFFKDCGDDDECVTDLVLRASMDITGSRQSPHVLRKGRRKVVVDVALENKKENAYNTSLQLRFSRNLHFSSLALQDKSQVKLECTALAGHGRLCSVGYPVFRSLAKVTFTLEFEFSCSVLLDQAEVELVAGSDSAEANATLHDNAVQLAAAIRYEPDLFLSSDANLHRYEVRPPGAFPHGPGPEFKTTVKVQNLGCYPVRNLTLRMALPALGYRGAAFLSVTRVIADNASCVLRAPGEEPRAPAAVPVHPEDLLRVERLNCSNAGCQVLSCELGRLERGGDVSVHVLRAVHDAFFRAARFRSVKIISTVSLLAPASSPLLLERTARRRETVLEILQPKRVPVSLWILVGSIVGGLLLLALIVFGLWKLGFFSRKKLPEEEAEEEQ, from the exons ATGGCGGGCAGCGGGCGCTGGCGCCTGCTCCTcatgctcctgctgctcccag GGCTCTGCGCCGCCTTCAACGTCGACGTgagcagcccccggctcttCCCGGGGCCGCCCGAGGCTCAGTTCGGCTACAAGGTGCTGcagcgggcggccggcgggcgcaAATG gctgctggtgggaGCCCCCTGGGACGGGCCGGCCGGCGACCGCCGCGGCGACGTCTACAAGTGCCTCGTGGGAGCCGCCAACGGCACGTGCGCCAAAGCCAACTTGG GCGACGCAGCCCTGCAGCGCGTCCCCCTCCCCGCCAAAAACATGCATTTCGGCATGACCCTGCTGGAGGGCCCTGACGGCGGCTTCGTG GCCTGCGCCCCGCTCTGGTCCCAGGAGTGCGGCACCTCCGTCTTCAGCACCGGCGTCTGCACCCGGCTGGACGGCGACCTGCGGCCCGTGGAGACGTTGGCGCCCACGGCCCAGC GCTGCTCCACCTACATGGACATCGTCATCGTGCTGGACGGCTCCAACAGCATCTACCCCTGGTACGAGGTGCAGAACTTCCTCAGCAACGTCCTCAGCAAGTTCTTCATCGGGCCCGGCCAGATCCAG GTCGGGGTGCTGCAGTACGGGGAGCGCGCGGTGCACGAGTGGACGCTGGGCCAGTACCGCACGGCGCGGGAGGTGGTCGAGGCTGCCAGGAACCTGAGCCGGCAGGAGGGCCGCGAGACGCGCACCGCCTTCGCCGTCCGCCGCGCCTG CACCGAAGCCTTCAGCCCcgagcggggcggccggcgggacGCCGCCAGGCTCATGATCGTGGTGACGGACGGCGAGTCGCACGACGGCGACGAGCTGCCCGCCGCCTTGGAGGAGTGCGACAAGCGCAATGTCACCCGCTACGCCATCGCG GTGCTGGGCCACTACCTCCGGCGGCAGCAGGACCCCGAGGACTTCATCCGCGAGATCAAGTCCATCGCCAGCGACCCCGACGAGAAGTATTTCTTCAACGTCACCGACGAGGCCGCCCTCAATGACATCGTGGACGCGCTGGGCGACCGCATCTTCAGCCTCGAAG GGACCCGCGGCAACAACGCCAGCTCCTTCCAGCTGGAGATGTCCCAGATCGGCTTCTCCACCCACCTCCTGGAG gACGGCATCCTTTTCGGCATGGTCGGAGCCTACGACTGGGACGGCGCCGTGCTCAAggagggccgcggcggccgcatCGTCCCCCCGCGGAAAGCCTTCGAGGAGGAGTTCCCGCTGGAGCTGAAGAATCACGCTGCTTATCTGG GCTACGCCGTGTCCTCGCTCCGGCTGCGCGGCGGGAAGCGCCTCTACGTGGCCGGGGCCCCTCGCTTCCAGCACAAGGGCAAGGTGATCGTCTTCGAGCTGGGCGCCGCGGGGGACGTGGCGGTGGCCCAGGCGCTGGTGGGTGAGCAG aTCGGCTCCTACTTCGGCAGCGAGGTGTGCGCCCTGGACGCGGACGGCGACGGGGCCACCGACGTGCTGCTCGTGGCCGCCCCCATGTACCTGGGCGCCCAGAGCAAGGAGACCGGCCGCGTTTACGTCTACCGAGTGGGGCAG GACTCCCGCTTCGGCTACGCCCTGGCCGCCGTGCCGGACCTCAACCACGACGGCTTCAACGACGTGCTGGTGGGGGCACCGCTGGAGGACGGCCACCGCGGCACCGTGTACGTCTACCACGGCGCCCCGGgcgccctcctgccccactACAAGCAG CGCATCGAGGCCGCGGCGCTGAGCCAGAGCCTCAGCTATTTCGGGCGCAGCCTGGACGGGCGGATGGACCTGGACGGCGACGGGCTGGTGGACCTGGCCGTGGGGGCGCAGGGGGCGGCCGTGGTCCTGCG CTCCCGCCGGATCATCCAGGTCAACGCGTCGCTGACGGTGGAGCCGCCGGCCATCAGCGTCGTCCAGAAGAACTGCCAGCGGGGCGGCGCCGACGCCGTCTGCCTCCGCGCCAAGGTCTGCTTCCGGGCCGGGACGCGAGCCCGGGGCCGCTGGGACAGGGACATCG ATCTCCAGTACAACGTGTCCCTGGAGGAGCGGACGCCGGGCGCCCGGGCCGCCTTCGACTCCTCGGCCCGGCGCCTCCTGCAGAAGCGGCTCGAGCTCTCGCTGGGGCGGCAGAGCTGCGTCCGGTTCCCCTTCCACGTCCTG GACACCACGGACTATCTGAGACCCCTCAACTTCACCGTGACGTTGGGCCTGGCCGAATCCGCCCCGGGCCCCGTGCTGGATGAGAACTCTCCCACCACCGTGCGGAAACTG ATCCCCTTCTTCAAGGACTGCGGCGACGATGACGAGTGCGTCACGGACCTGGTGCTCCGGGCGAGCATGGACATCACGGGCTCCAG GCAGAGCCCCCACGTCCTCCGCAAGGGCAGGAGGAAGGTGGTGGTGGACGTGGCCCTGGAGAACAAGAAGGAGAACGCCTACAACACCAGCCTGCAGCTCCGCTTCTCCAGGAACCTGCACTTCTCCAGCCTTGCGCTCCAG gaCAAGAGCCAGGTGAAGCTGGAGTGCACGGCGCTGGCGGGACACGGCCGCCTCTGCAGCGTCGGCTACCCCGTCTTCCGCTCGCTGGCCAAG gtCACCTTCACCCTGGAGTTCGAGTTCAGCTGCTCCGTCCTGCTCGACCAAGCCGAGGTCGAGCTCGTGGCCGGCAG CGACAGCGCCGAGGCCAACGCCACGCTGCACGACAACGCGGTGCAGCTCGCCGCCGCCATCCGCTACGAGCCCGACCTCTTCCTCTCCAG CGACGCCAACCTGCACCGCTACGAGGTGCGTCCGCCCGGCGCCTTCCCCCACGGCCCCGGGCCCGAATTCAAGACCACGGTCAAG GTCCAGAACTTGGGCTGCTACCCGGTGCGAAACCTCACCCTCCGCATGGCCCTGCCGGCGCTCGGCTACCGCGGCGCCGCCTTCCTCTCCGTCACCCGCGTCATCGCCGACAAC GCGAGCTGCGTGCTGCGCGCCCCGGGCGAGgagccgcgggcgcccgccgcggtCCCCGTGCACCCCGAGGACCTGCTGCGCGTGGAGAGGCTG AACTGCAGCAACGCCGGGTGCCAGGTGCTGAGCTGCGAGCTGGGGCGGCTGGAGCGCGGCGGCGACGTCTCCGTCCACGTCCTCCGCGCCGTGCACGACGCCTTCTTCCGCGCG gctcgCTTCAGGAGCGTGAAAATCATCAGCACCGTCTCGCTGCTGGCGCCCGccagcagcccgctgctccTGGAGCGGAcggcgcggcggcgcgag ACGGTGCTCGAAATCCTGCAGCCCAAGCGGGTCCCCGTCTCGCTCTGGATCCTGGTGGGCAGCATCGTCggggggctgctcctgctggcGCTGATCGTCTTCGGCCTCTGGAAG CTGGGCTTCTTCAGCCGCAAGAAGCTCCCcgaggaggaggcggaggaggagCAGTGA
- the ITGA10 gene encoding integrin alpha-10 isoform X5: MAGSGRWRLLLMLLLLPGLCAAFNVDVSSPRLFPGPPEAQFGYKVLQRAAGGRKWLLVGAPWDGPAGDRRGDVYKCLVGAANGTCAKANLGDAALQRVPLPAKNMHFGMTLLEGPDGGFVACAPLWSQECGTSVFSTGVCTRLDGDLRPVETLAPTAQRCSTYMDIVIVLDGSNSIYPWYEVQNFLSNVLSKFFIGPGQIQVGVLQYGERAVHEWTLGQYRTAREVVEAARNLSRQEGRETRTAFAVRRACTEAFSPERGGRRDAARLMIVVTDGESHDGDELPAALEECDKRNVTRYAIAVLGHYLRRQQDPEDFIREIKSIASDPDEKYFFNVTDEAALNDIVDALGDRIFSLEGTRGNNASSFQLEMSQIGFSTHLLEDGILFGMVGAYDWDGAVLKEGRGGRIVPPRKAFEEEFPLELKNHAAYLGYAVSSLRLRGGKRLYVAGAPRFQHKGKVIVFELGAAGDVAVAQALVGEQIGSYFGSEVCALDADGDGATDVLLVAAPMYLGAQSKETGRVYVYRVGQRLLAPAGTLHADKKPQDSRFGYALAAVPDLNHDGFNDVLVGAPLEDGHRGTVYVYHGAPGALLPHYKQRIEAAALSQSLSYFGRSLDGRMDLDGDGLVDLAVGAQGAAVVLRSRRIIQVNASLTVEPPAISVVQKNCQRGGADAVCLRAKVCFRAGTRARGRWDRDIDLQYNVSLEERTPGARAAFDSSARRLLQKRLELSLGRQSCVRFPFHVLDTTDYLRPLNFTVTLGLAESAPGPVLDENSPTTVRKLIPFFKDCGDDDECVTDLVLRASMDITGSRQSPHVLRKGRRKVVVDVALENKKENAYNTSLQLRFSRNLHFSSLALQDKSQVKLECTALAGHGRLCSVGYPVFRSLAKVTFTLEFEFSCSVLLDQAEVELVAGSDANLHRYEVRPPGAFPHGPGPEFKTTVKVQNLGCYPVRNLTLRMALPALGYRGAAFLSVTRVIADNASCVLRAPGEEPRAPAAVPVHPEDLLRVERLNCSNAGCQVLSCELGRLERGGDVSVHVLRAVHDAFFRAARFRSVKIISTVSLLAPASSPLLLERTARRRETVLEILQPKRVPVSLWILVGSIVGGLLLLALIVFGLWKLGFFSRKKLPEEEAEEEQ; encoded by the exons ATGGCGGGCAGCGGGCGCTGGCGCCTGCTCCTcatgctcctgctgctcccag GGCTCTGCGCCGCCTTCAACGTCGACGTgagcagcccccggctcttCCCGGGGCCGCCCGAGGCTCAGTTCGGCTACAAGGTGCTGcagcgggcggccggcgggcgcaAATG gctgctggtgggaGCCCCCTGGGACGGGCCGGCCGGCGACCGCCGCGGCGACGTCTACAAGTGCCTCGTGGGAGCCGCCAACGGCACGTGCGCCAAAGCCAACTTGG GCGACGCAGCCCTGCAGCGCGTCCCCCTCCCCGCCAAAAACATGCATTTCGGCATGACCCTGCTGGAGGGCCCTGACGGCGGCTTCGTG GCCTGCGCCCCGCTCTGGTCCCAGGAGTGCGGCACCTCCGTCTTCAGCACCGGCGTCTGCACCCGGCTGGACGGCGACCTGCGGCCCGTGGAGACGTTGGCGCCCACGGCCCAGC GCTGCTCCACCTACATGGACATCGTCATCGTGCTGGACGGCTCCAACAGCATCTACCCCTGGTACGAGGTGCAGAACTTCCTCAGCAACGTCCTCAGCAAGTTCTTCATCGGGCCCGGCCAGATCCAG GTCGGGGTGCTGCAGTACGGGGAGCGCGCGGTGCACGAGTGGACGCTGGGCCAGTACCGCACGGCGCGGGAGGTGGTCGAGGCTGCCAGGAACCTGAGCCGGCAGGAGGGCCGCGAGACGCGCACCGCCTTCGCCGTCCGCCGCGCCTG CACCGAAGCCTTCAGCCCcgagcggggcggccggcgggacGCCGCCAGGCTCATGATCGTGGTGACGGACGGCGAGTCGCACGACGGCGACGAGCTGCCCGCCGCCTTGGAGGAGTGCGACAAGCGCAATGTCACCCGCTACGCCATCGCG GTGCTGGGCCACTACCTCCGGCGGCAGCAGGACCCCGAGGACTTCATCCGCGAGATCAAGTCCATCGCCAGCGACCCCGACGAGAAGTATTTCTTCAACGTCACCGACGAGGCCGCCCTCAATGACATCGTGGACGCGCTGGGCGACCGCATCTTCAGCCTCGAAG GGACCCGCGGCAACAACGCCAGCTCCTTCCAGCTGGAGATGTCCCAGATCGGCTTCTCCACCCACCTCCTGGAG gACGGCATCCTTTTCGGCATGGTCGGAGCCTACGACTGGGACGGCGCCGTGCTCAAggagggccgcggcggccgcatCGTCCCCCCGCGGAAAGCCTTCGAGGAGGAGTTCCCGCTGGAGCTGAAGAATCACGCTGCTTATCTGG GCTACGCCGTGTCCTCGCTCCGGCTGCGCGGCGGGAAGCGCCTCTACGTGGCCGGGGCCCCTCGCTTCCAGCACAAGGGCAAGGTGATCGTCTTCGAGCTGGGCGCCGCGGGGGACGTGGCGGTGGCCCAGGCGCTGGTGGGTGAGCAG aTCGGCTCCTACTTCGGCAGCGAGGTGTGCGCCCTGGACGCGGACGGCGACGGGGCCACCGACGTGCTGCTCGTGGCCGCCCCCATGTACCTGGGCGCCCAGAGCAAGGAGACCGGCCGCGTTTACGTCTACCGAGTGGGGCAG CGGCTCCTGGCCCCCGCCGGGACGCTGCACGCCGACAAGAAGCCGCAGGACTCCCGCTTCGGCTACGCCCTGGCCGCCGTGCCGGACCTCAACCACGACGGCTTCAACGACGTGCTGGTGGGGGCACCGCTGGAGGACGGCCACCGCGGCACCGTGTACGTCTACCACGGCGCCCCGGgcgccctcctgccccactACAAGCAG CGCATCGAGGCCGCGGCGCTGAGCCAGAGCCTCAGCTATTTCGGGCGCAGCCTGGACGGGCGGATGGACCTGGACGGCGACGGGCTGGTGGACCTGGCCGTGGGGGCGCAGGGGGCGGCCGTGGTCCTGCG CTCCCGCCGGATCATCCAGGTCAACGCGTCGCTGACGGTGGAGCCGCCGGCCATCAGCGTCGTCCAGAAGAACTGCCAGCGGGGCGGCGCCGACGCCGTCTGCCTCCGCGCCAAGGTCTGCTTCCGGGCCGGGACGCGAGCCCGGGGCCGCTGGGACAGGGACATCG ATCTCCAGTACAACGTGTCCCTGGAGGAGCGGACGCCGGGCGCCCGGGCCGCCTTCGACTCCTCGGCCCGGCGCCTCCTGCAGAAGCGGCTCGAGCTCTCGCTGGGGCGGCAGAGCTGCGTCCGGTTCCCCTTCCACGTCCTG GACACCACGGACTATCTGAGACCCCTCAACTTCACCGTGACGTTGGGCCTGGCCGAATCCGCCCCGGGCCCCGTGCTGGATGAGAACTCTCCCACCACCGTGCGGAAACTG ATCCCCTTCTTCAAGGACTGCGGCGACGATGACGAGTGCGTCACGGACCTGGTGCTCCGGGCGAGCATGGACATCACGGGCTCCAG GCAGAGCCCCCACGTCCTCCGCAAGGGCAGGAGGAAGGTGGTGGTGGACGTGGCCCTGGAGAACAAGAAGGAGAACGCCTACAACACCAGCCTGCAGCTCCGCTTCTCCAGGAACCTGCACTTCTCCAGCCTTGCGCTCCAG gaCAAGAGCCAGGTGAAGCTGGAGTGCACGGCGCTGGCGGGACACGGCCGCCTCTGCAGCGTCGGCTACCCCGTCTTCCGCTCGCTGGCCAAG gtCACCTTCACCCTGGAGTTCGAGTTCAGCTGCTCCGTCCTGCTCGACCAAGCCGAGGTCGAGCTCGTGGCCGGCAG CGACGCCAACCTGCACCGCTACGAGGTGCGTCCGCCCGGCGCCTTCCCCCACGGCCCCGGGCCCGAATTCAAGACCACGGTCAAG GTCCAGAACTTGGGCTGCTACCCGGTGCGAAACCTCACCCTCCGCATGGCCCTGCCGGCGCTCGGCTACCGCGGCGCCGCCTTCCTCTCCGTCACCCGCGTCATCGCCGACAAC GCGAGCTGCGTGCTGCGCGCCCCGGGCGAGgagccgcgggcgcccgccgcggtCCCCGTGCACCCCGAGGACCTGCTGCGCGTGGAGAGGCTG AACTGCAGCAACGCCGGGTGCCAGGTGCTGAGCTGCGAGCTGGGGCGGCTGGAGCGCGGCGGCGACGTCTCCGTCCACGTCCTCCGCGCCGTGCACGACGCCTTCTTCCGCGCG gctcgCTTCAGGAGCGTGAAAATCATCAGCACCGTCTCGCTGCTGGCGCCCGccagcagcccgctgctccTGGAGCGGAcggcgcggcggcgcgag ACGGTGCTCGAAATCCTGCAGCCCAAGCGGGTCCCCGTCTCGCTCTGGATCCTGGTGGGCAGCATCGTCggggggctgctcctgctggcGCTGATCGTCTTCGGCCTCTGGAAG CTGGGCTTCTTCAGCCGCAAGAAGCTCCCcgaggaggaggcggaggaggagCAGTGA